Proteins from a genomic interval of Arachis hypogaea cultivar Tifrunner chromosome 10, arahy.Tifrunner.gnm2.J5K5, whole genome shotgun sequence:
- the LOC112717448 gene encoding zinc finger BED domain-containing protein RICESLEEPER 2-like — MIYLMIVTSLGSTLAIKLLSNTRIEDSRFGVYSHRLDDKWLIGGASNTGGAVLRQLFTDDQLEELSEHIDPSKTSLLDYYPLPKTGERFPVADPNLAPSSKFVRISQLGIIFLLRFFLLFCFRNMNSETVSNLVTTGVGSEAAPVEVDEPSSKRLRPATSDVWNFFKKLGSDKDGVERAECKGCKKVFKVGGKRYGTSTIKRHLDSCTQIKHEDIGQTIAELQLKMGSLKIDSGVARDMFAGYVVAGDKPFNMVDDRRFRNWVKYISPTLKLPSRNTVKADIVKVYKREAAKLKKILVSIPNRICLTSDLWTSSTNEGFICLTAHFVDENWKLLSKILNFCHMPPPHTGFELSSKIFTLLTEWKVDKNIFSITLDNASSNDTCVEHLKSTLDVHGSLLCGGEFFHVRCSAHILNLIVQDGMKICGDAVSKIREGIKFLRKSESQMVKFKECFEDIEGLEYTTALCLDVPTRWNSLYAMLASAIPYKKAFEMYKVKEAGFREFCPSSDEWRRTEKICDFLLPFYETTKLMSGTSYPTSNFVVFAFGAVLDPRFKLNTLVHCYNEIDHISAKDKVELVKSKLYKLFEVYDQNSSTTIESSSQLSSNFSQATSSAIGTQLIKIVGDLMSRNQEAEVKSGKNQLDIYLSEATLFCNDAIIDVLQWWKDNHHRFPTLSLMARDLLSIPIITVASEYAFSMGSHVLNKYRSHLLSDNVEAVICTRNWIRGYDDFEEDKDQEDIAKGEGYFSGVGSNDVIDLYEDEDEN; from the exons ATGATATACTTGATGATT GTCACTTCTCTGGGTTCAACACTTGCTATTAAGCTATTGAGTAACACAAGAATTGAGGATTCAAGGTTTGGTGTGTATAGCCATCGCCTCGATGATAAATGGCTTATTGGCGGTGCTTCAAACACTGGTGGGGCTGTTCTTAGACAGCTTTTCACTGATGATCAATTAGAGGAATTGAGTGAACATATTGATCCCTCAAAAACCTCTCTTCTAGACTACTATCCCCTCCCAAAAACTGGTGAAAGATTTCCTGTGGCAGATCCAAACTTGGCTCCAAG TTCTAAATTTGTTAGAATCTCACAGTTGgggattatttttcttttaagatttttCCTCCTATTCTGTTTCA GAAATATGAATTCTGAAACTGTGAGTAACCTTGTTACCACTGGAGTTGGTTCTGAGGCTGCTCCAGTCGAGGTTGATGAACCTAGTTCGAAAAGGTTGAGACCAGCAACCTctgatgtttggaattttttcaaAAAGCTCGGTTCAGATAAGGATGGAGTAGAACGTGCTGAGTGtaaaggatgcaagaaagtgtttAAAGTTGGAGGTAAGCGATATGGCACTTCTACTATAAAACGGCATCTTGATAGTTGTACTCAAATTAAGCATGAAGATATTGGTCAGACTATAGCAGAATTGCAACTTAAAATGGGTTCACTTAAGATTGATTCAGGAGTGGCTAGAGATATGTTTGCTGGGTATGTAGTTGCTGGGGATAAGCCTTTTAATATGGTTGATGATAGGAGATTTAGAAATTGGGTGAAATATATTAGTCCAACTTTGAAACTTCCTTCTAGGAATACGGTTAAAGCTGACATAGTGAAAGTTTACAAGAGAGAAGCtgcgaaacttaaaaaaattttagtttccaTTCCAAATAGAATTTGCTTAACATCTGATCTTTGGACTTCCAGTaccaatgaggggtttatatgttTGACTGCACATTTTGTTGATGAGAACTGGAAATTACTGAGTAAAATTCTCAATTTTTGTCATATGCCTCCTCCTCACACAGGATTTGAATTGTCTTCTAAAATCTTTACGCTTTTGACTGAGTGGAaagttgataaaaatattttttccattACTTTGGATAATGCTTCTTCTAATGATACTTGTGTTGAACACTTGAAAAGTACTTTGGATGTGCATGGTTCATTGTTGTGTGGTGGTGAATTCTTTCATGTTCGTTGCTCTGctcatattttaaatcttattgtCCAAGATGGAATGAAAATATGTGGTGATGCAGTGTCTAAGATTAGAGAGGGTATTAAGTTTCTGAGAAAATCTGAAAGTCAAATGGTTAAGTTTAAAGAATGTTTTGAAgatattgagggacttgagtataCGACTGCATTATGTTTAGATGTTCCTACTAGGTGGAATTCACTTTATGCAATGCTTGCAAGTGCTATTCCTTATAAGAAAGCTTTTGAAATGTATAAAGTAAAAGAAGCTGGGTTTAGGGAGTTTTGTCCTTCATCAGATGAGTGGAGAAGAACTGAAAAGATATGTGATTTCTTGTTACCATTTTACGAAACTACCAAGTTGATGTCTGGAACTTCTTACCCAACATCCAACTT TGTTGTTTTTGCATTTGGGGCAGTTCTTGATCCTAGATTTAAACTCAACACTTTGGTTCATTGCTATAATGAGATTGATCATATTAGTGCTAAAGACAAAGTGGAGCTTGTGAAGAGTAAGTTATACAAGCTTTTTGAGGTTTATGACCAAAATTCCTCTACAACTATAGAGAGTTCTTCCCAACTTTCAAGTAATTTTTCTCAAGCAACATCTTCTGCAATTGGAACTCAGCTTATTAAAATTGTTGGT GATTTGATGTCCCGTAATCAAGAAGCTGAAGTGAAAAGTGGAAAGAACCAACTAGATATTTATTTGAGTGAGGCAACATTATTTTGCAATGATGCAATCATTGATGTTTTGCAATGGTGGAAAGACAACCATCATCGTTTTCCAACACTATCACTAATGGCACGAGATTTGTTGAGCATTCCTATTATTACCGTGGCTTCAGAATATGCATTTAGCATGGGTTCTCATGTTTTGAATAAGTATAGAAGTCATTTGTTGTCAGATAATGTTGAAGCGGTGATTTGCACCAGAAATTGGATACGTGGATATGATGATTTTG AGGAAGATAAAGATCAGGAAGATATTGCAAAAGGAGAAGGCTATTTTTCAGGAGTTGGTTCCAATGATGTTATTGACTtatatgaagatgaagatgaaaattaa
- the LOC112715457 gene encoding UDP-glycosyltransferase 76F1 translates to MEKVTGKGHRLLLMPLPFQGHITPLLHLGDILYSKGFSITIIHTSFNSPDPSTHPHFTFLPIHESLSESEASSIDSLHLVDLINVRIIQPLKECLDKLMRSKEETVSCFIADAVLHSTQSVCDGFKLRRLVLRTGGATSFVVFASIPLLRENGYFPIQESRLDEPVVELPPLKVKDLPWFETRDPELFYNLTSSIFDSLKASSGVIWNTFEELESSTISKFGQEFSIPIYPIGPFHKHHFPKPSSSFTIWTPDTSCISWLDTKEPKSVVYVSFGSIASITEAEFLELAWGLAHSNHPFLWVVRPGLVRGSEWLELLPDGFMESLGGRGCIVKWAPQEKVLGHEAIGAFWTHCGWNSTLESVCEGVPMICMPCFGDQKVNAKYVSDVWKVGVKLEGKVERIEIERVIKRIMSGDEGKEIRENVLNLKEKANLCLKEGGSSYNYLDALVNAM, encoded by the exons ATGGAGAAAGTAACAGGGAAAGGCCATAGATTACTACTCATGCCATTACCATTCCAAGGACACATAACACCATTGCTGCACCTTGGAGACATACTGTATTCAAAGGGCTTCTCCATAACCATCATCCACACAAGTTTCAATTCCCCTGACCCGTCCACACACCCTCACTTCACCTTCCTTCCCATCCATGAATCCTTGTCTGAATCCGAAGCTTCGTCCATTGACTCTTTGCATCTCGTTGACCTCATCAACGTTAGAATTATACAACCTTTGAAGGAATGTTTGGATAAGTTGATGCGGTCAAAGGAGGAGACTGTTTCTTGTTTCATCGCTGATGCTGTTCTGCATTCAACTCAATCTGTTTGTGATGGATTCAAGCTTCGGAGACTCGTTTTGAGGACCGGCGGCGCCACCTCCTTCGTTGTTTTTGCTTCAATCCCTCTTCTTAGAGAGAACGGTTATTTTCCAATTCAAG AATCTCGTTTGGATGAGCCTGTTGTGGAACTTCCACCACTCAAAGTGAAAGATCTTCCATGGTTCGAGACACGTGACCCTGAATTGTTCTACAATCTAACTAGTTCCATTTTTGATTCATTAAAGGCTTCTTCAGGGGTGATTTGGAACACATTTGAAGAGTTAGAATCATCAACAATATCAAAATTTGGCCAAGAATTTAGCATACCAATATACCCTATAGGCCCTTTCCACAAGCACCACTTCCCAAAACCCTCATCTTCTTTTACCATATGGACCCCAGACACAAGCTGCATTTCTTGGCTAGACACAAAAGAACCCAAAAGTGTTGTTTATGTGAGCTTTGGTAGCATCGCATCCATAACTGAGGCCGAGTTTTTGGAGTTAGCTTGGGGTTTAGCCCATAGTAACCACCCGTTCCTATGGGTGGTTCGGCCAGGCCTGGTTCGTGGATCAGAGTGGCTCGAACTATTGCCGGACGGGTTCATGGAGAGTTTGGGTGGGAGAGGGTGCATTGTGAAATGGGCTCCTCAAGAAAAAGTTTTAGGTCATGAGGCAATTGGTGCATTTTGGACTCATTGCGGTTGGAACTCAACTTTGGAGAGTGTTTGTGAAGGGGTTCCTATGATTTGTATGCCTTGTTTTGGTGATCAAAAGGTGAATGCTAAATATGTGAGTGATGTTTGGAAGGTTGGAGTAAAATTGGAAGGGAAGGTTGAGAGGATTGAGATAGAGAGAGTTATTAAAAGAATAATGAGTGGGGATGAAGGAAAGGAGATTAGAGAAAATGTCTTGAATTTGAAAGAGAAGGCAAATTTGTGTTTGAAAGAAGGTGGTTCCTCGTATAATTACCTTGATGCCTTGGTTAATGCTATGTAA
- the LOC112717449 gene encoding uncharacterized protein has product MGATPFHRSILEVRLPKHFDKPTDMRYDGTQDPVEHLTAFEARMNLEGVGDEVRCRAFPVNLAGPAIRWFNGLPQGYIYGFSDISRAFLAQFTTRIAKAKHPINLLGVTQRQGEPTRKYLDRFNDECLEIDGLTDSVASLCLTNGLLNENFRKHLTTKPVWTMHKIQTVAKEYINDEEVSQVVAANKRQSGYSQPRQQGNGERLKEQSREGAPSKAPRPFSRVGKFTNYTPLTFSITEVYQQIAEKGILPKLRPLKDRYGHQTQDCFDLKDALEQAIREGKLAEFSHLIREPRRRYRDQDEEGKTRSAKRRQEPEDKDHGLTVINVVTAKNAAPRSRSAHKKDAKVLAVSSSLARNSRKPPSISFSPEDQWFNDAPENPPMVITARVETGLVKRILVDTGADSNIMFRNVFDALGLRDADLTTHQHGVIGLGDHFIKPDGVISLPISVGQTQGRRSTMAEFVIL; this is encoded by the exons ATGGGCGCCACTCCATTCCACCGGTCCATCCTCGAAGTCCGGTTGCCGAAGcacttcgacaaaccaacggacatgaggtatgatGGAACTCAAGACCCTGTGGAACACCTCACGGCATTCGAAGCAAGGATGAATTTAGAGGGAGTGGGGGACGAGGTGAGGTGCCGAGCCTTCCCGGTAAACCTGGCAGGACCCGCGATCAGATGGTTTAACGGCCTCCCGCAGGGGTACATCTACGGGTTTTCGGACATCAGTCGTGCATTCTTGGCCCAGTTTACAACACGAATAGCAAAGGCAAAACACCCGATCAACCTCCTGGGGGTAACCCAGAGACAAGGAGAGCCGACCAGAAAATACCTGGAtcggttcaacgacgaatgcttggaaaTCGACGGCCTAACCGATTCGGTAGCCAGCCTTTGCCTGACGAACGGCCTCCTCAACGAGAACTTTCGAAAACACCTTACCACGAAACCAGTTTGGACGATGCACAAGATCCAAACGGTAGCCAAGGAGTATATAAACGATGAGGAAGTTAGCCaagtcgtggctgccaataaacggcagtCCGGCTACAGCCAACCTCGGCAACAAGGCAACGGAGAAAGACTAAAAGAACAATCCAGGGAAGGAGCTCCAAGCAAGGCACCCAGGCCATTCTCCCGGGTCGGGAAATTCACCAACTACACTCCGCTCACTTTTTCCATCACGGAAGTTTATCAGCAAATAGCCGAGAAAGGAATCCTGCCGAAGCTCCGGCCACTCAAGGACC GCTATGGTCACCAAACACAGGACTGCTTTGACCTGAAGGATGCACTAGAACAAGCAATAAGGGAAGGTAAACTAGCAGAATTCTCCCATCTTATCAGGGAGCCGAGGAGGCGTTATCGCGACCAAGACGAAGAAGGCAAAACCCGTTCGGCAAAGCGGCGACAAGAGCCAGAAGACAAAGATCACGGACTCACCGTGATCAACGTGGTGACGGCCAAAAACGCCGCGCCGAGGTCACGATCCGCGCACAAAAAAGACGCTAAGGTCTTGGCGGTCTCCTCCTCGTTGGCGCGAAACTCTAGGAAGCCCCCCTCCATTTCTTTCAGCCCGGAAGACCAATGGTTCAACGACGCCCCAGAAAACccacccatggtcatcacggccagagtGGAAACCGGTCTCGTCAAACGAATCCTTGTCGACACGGGGGCTgactcgaacatcatgtttcGCAACGTATTCGACGCACTGGGGCTAAGGGACGCCGACCTGACGACTCACCAGCATGGGGTCATTGGGttgggcgaccacttcatcaaaccTGATGGGGTAATATCCCTGCCGATCTCAGTGGGACAGACTCAAGGCCGAAGATCAACGATGGCCGAGTTCGTGATCCTCTGA